A window of the Cryptococcus neoformans var. neoformans B-3501A chromosome 9, whole genome shotgun sequence genome harbors these coding sequences:
- a CDS encoding hypothetical protein (HMMPfam hit to PDEase_II, cAMP phosphodiesterases class-II, score: -5.4, E(): 1.5e-10) — MGNGTQFRSRIDISATGKTTAARASEHNSMKGFQDVIDQTSEPAFEIVVLGSGGGPLETDCAGYLVKAIDQRWEDGILGLEGGSGLGALSALFSSQSPDTMFPGITFPTDYSTPLLQASYVFSFVSGYLITHAHLDHVQSLIMLTGSAPPRPNLAASTCASVSQPLPPLCPIVYGTTGTLEKLSTAYTGQIWPELVAWVPGHNEDRKTEAPKKRRKVNQADKHTKSKSPESDTRLPCNKNSTASLVLSPLQTNSPPQSLIGAPSLGVRLYPLVHGSTSKETYESSGAFIRHMPLPYLSPKPVTSVRSRRKPVEGKEFLFLGDMESAYRKSGENGTHQELRAKAGRLNSVIWEEAAKSWIEGRLCGIFIECSYDSSRLGQHMYGHLSPPAVYHELKVLAGHVSRTKTRPLDGLKIFITHIKESLVPHPEGKTQHEIIMAQLQELEKDGKLGVAFIRPVKGDRIIL, encoded by the exons ATGGGAAACGGAACTCAATTTCGATCCCGGATAGATATCTCTGCCACAGGGAAGACAACCGCCGCTCGAGCGAGTGAACACAATTCAATGAAAGGATTTCAAGACGTCATCGACCAAACATCAGAGCCGGCCTTCGAGATCGTAGTCTTGGGAAGTGGTGGTGGACCCTTAGAGACAGATTGCGCCGG GTACCTGGTGAAAGCTATTGACCAACGCTGGGAGGATGGTATCCTGGGGCTAGAAGGAG GCTCAGGCTTGGGCGCTCTTTCAGCCTTGTTTTCTTCGCAATCCCCAGATACTATGTTCCCTGGTATCACTTTTCCTACGGACTACAGCACTCCTTTACTCCAGGCTTCTTAtgtcttttccttcgtATC GGGCTATCTCATCACGCATGCTCATCTTGACCATGTCCAGTCTTTGATCATGCTTACGGGTTCAGCACCTCCCCGGCCCAATCTCGCAGCCTCCACCTGCGCCTCTGTTTCGCAACCTTTGCCTCCTCTGTGCCCCATTGTATACGGAACTACAGGAACATTGGAAAAGCTGTCAACAGCATACACTGGTCAGATATGGCCTGAGCTGGTAGCTTGGGTTCCAGGACACAATGAGGATCGCAAAACAGAAGCGCCaaagaagcgaagaaaagTGAATCAAGCAGACAAGCATACAAAATCCAAATCTCCTGAGTCTGATACGCGACTTCCATGTAACAAGAATTCAACTGCTTCATTAGTACTATCACC CCTACAGACGAACAGCCCCCCTCAATCACTAATTGGCGCTCCTTCCTTAGGGGTCAGGCTATACCCCCTAGTTCATGGAAGTACATCCAAAGAAACTTACGAGTCTTCTGGTGCATTTATCCGACATATGCCATTACCATATCTTTCCCCCAAACCAGTGACCAGCGTTCGCTCAAGACGAAAGCCAGtggaaggcaaagaatttctttttttgggaGATATGGAATCGGCCTATAGGAAATCAGGAGAAAATGGCACGCATCAGGAACTAAGAGCCAAAGCCGGTCGACTAAACTCCGTGAtatgggaagaagcggcAAAGTCATGGATTGAAGGACGGTTATGTGGTATATTT ATTGAATGCTCGTATGATTCAAGTCGACTAGGACAGCACATGTACGGCCACCTTTCTCCCCCCGCAGTCTATCATGAGTTGAAGGTACTTGCTGGTCATGTTAGCCGAACAAAAAC AAGGCCACTTGATGGTCTGAAAATATTCATAACACATATTAAGGAAAGCCTCGTTCCCCATCCTGAAGGTAAAACCCAACATGAGATTATAATGGCCCAACTGCAAGAGTTGGAAAAAGATGGGAAATTAGGCGTCGCATTCATTCGCCCAGTAAAAGGCGATCGCATAA TCCTTTAG
- a CDS encoding hypothetical protein (HMMPfam hit to PHO4, Phosphate transporter family, score: 515.5, E(): 4.8e-152) — protein sequence MPVLHQWDYLFAFGVLFAALDAYNIGANDVANSFATSISSRSLTLRQAAMLAAICEFLGGVLAGAQVASTIKNGIISMSAFRNNPGIELLAFVCALAASATWLMIATRKAWPVSTTYSIVSALAGVGVALDGPGAVQWGWNDGKGIATIFAGFAIAPAISAGFGATVYLITKYAVLTRKNPLKAGLYVSPIYFFTVAAILTMSIVYKGAPQLKLNKLPQTTIALAIVLTGVVIAFLSVIFWLPFVYSKVIKKDYTLRWYHFFYGPLLWRRAAPPPPPEGARHVPDYRVYDRDDEHKEPATETPTNPVSEGSTEGEGAPLETNLTVTSHEKDKDIESAPLQSLSKGKPYASALEDLEKDDHKIEGAIILPRNLWILFRYKLPKMLLHGTSANKNPVDIHAMQSHEGKGKESDRMMKMYQHAAQYDNETEHLYSFLQVLTACTNSFAHGSNDLANAVGPFAAIYYVWSTGTITPSETETPVWIFVAGGLMLVIGLATYGYNIMSVLGNRLTMHSPSRGFSMELGSSITVLLASQYGIPVSTTMCITGATAGVGIVSGGIKSINWRAFGWIFLGWVLTVPIAGTAAGCLTGIIINAPRF from the exons ATGCCTGTTCTTCACCAGTGGGATTATCTATTCGCCTTTGGTGTTCTTT TTGCTGCTTTGGATGCCTACAATATTGGTGCCAACGA TGTCGCTAATTCATTTGCTacttcaatctcctcccGATCGCTCACTCTCCGACAAGCCGCCATGCTTGCCGCAATTTGTGAATTCCTTGGAGGTGTCCTTGCAGGTGCTCAAGTGGCTAGTACCATAAAGAACGGTATCATCTCCATGTCGGCGTTCAGAAACAATCCCGGCATCGAACTTCTCGCCTTTGTCTGCGCGCTTGCAGCTTCTGCTACCTGGCTCATGATCGCCACTAGAAAAGCATGGCCGGTATCCACAACATACTCGATTGTCTCTGCTTTGGCAGGTGTGGGTGTCGCGCTCGATGGACCTGGTGCTGTACAGTGGGGCTGGAATGATGGAAAGGGTATTGCGACTATTTTTGCTGGTTTCGCGATCGCTCCCGCCATTTCTGCCGGGTTTGGGGCAACAGTCTACTTGATCACCAAGTATGCTGTactgacgaggaagaatcCTTTGAAGGCCGGATTGTATGTTTCTCCGATTTACTTTTTCACAGTGGCGGCAATCTTGACAATGTCTATTG TCTACAAAGGTGCTCCTCAACTTAAGCTTAACAAGCTCCCCCAGACCACTATCGCCCTTGCCATCGTACTCACTGGTGTTGTTATTGCGTTCCTGTCTGTAATCTTCTGGTTGCCTTTTGTGTATTCCAAGGTCATTAAAAAAGACTACA CTCTTCGATGGTATCACTTCTTTTACggtcctcttctttggcgTCGAgccgctcctcctcctcctcccgaGGGTGCACGACACGTCCCCGATTACCGAGTTTACGATCGAGATGACGAGCACAAAGAGCCTGCCACGGAAACCCCTACAAACCCGGTCTCTGAAGGTTCGACCGAAGGTGAAGGTGCTCCTCTTGAAACCAATCTGACAGTCACATCCCAcgagaaggataaggatATCGAGTCTGCCCCCTTGCAGAGTCTTTCCAAAGGTAAACCATATGCCAGCGCTTTGGAAGACCTTGAGAAGGACGACCATAAAATTGAGGGAGCGATTATTCTACCCAGGAACTTGTGGATTCTATTCAGATACAAGTTACCCAAGATGTTATTGCATGGTACATCGG CTAATAAGAACCCAGTCGACATTCATGCCATGCAATCACACGAGGgcaaggggaaggagagcgataggatgatgaagatgtatCAACACGCCGCCCAGTATGACAATGAA ACTGAACACTTGtactctttcctccaagtaTTGACTGCGTGTACAAATTCTTTTGCCCACGGTTCTAATGACCTCGCCAATGC TGTTGGACCTTTCGCAGCCATTTACTATGTGTGGTCCACGGGTACGATCACACCTTCTGAGACTGAAACGCCAGTTTGGATTTTTGTTGCTGGAGGCTTGATGCTCGTCATTGGTCTTGCTACTTATGGCTAT AATATCATGTCCGTGCTCGGTAACAGACTGACCATGcactctccttctcgagGTTTCTCCATGGAGCTGGGATCATCCATCACTGTCTTGCTGGCTTCTCAGT ATGGCATCCCTGTCAGCACTACCATGTGCATTACAGGTGCTACAGCTGGTGTCGGTATCGTTTCGGGAGGTA TAAAATCGATTAACTGGCGAGCGTTCGGATGGATTTTCCTTGGCTGGGTCCTGACAGTTCCT ATTGCAGGCACTGCTGCTGGGTGTTTGACcggtatcatcatcaacgcACCGCGATTCTga
- a CDS encoding hypothetical protein (HMMPfam hit to Init_tRNA_PT, Initiator tRNA phosphoribosyl transferase, score: 151.0, E(): 2.5e-42): MVIDCVMSEHRAIRKHAAQHDLFNRLHSIATDEEFVKRVGKSWYNNRFEVVPNQRCGNWYCDPTSSSNAYAYFKSTDGHMFHWDFNLRRSNLSLASYAEAKGGLILVDSTRQGKRMPDGLSKTVPIWCAVINIAVSLRHDVPQDWDTDIYLSPQIVPPTERSQIESKLRAWAESLERSSLPLPHLARPLRPFFIHPSTSYAPSIPETPEYIPIICLSASRWVSKGGDDIPSVTSIGQRKVGFEYVPGGGDDDELWARGLKPLLFHQHKKDLLSVERDDLPSLVDRLVKSADPVAGINTSLMDCDLSSSVLAGVPTPNSLMALDIGPPSTKAPWSLSPSEVLRVVPVDKYPKNTPFLLGVHPSERVLAVPSAKTDGKFYATALRELVDHVRKVSIEQSKPIVLRPGKAVDVRKAIASVNNAQSIDPAAIKITSPSFLVDARKVILPLALVILCALPGISEPSTHALPAESNLSKDHVADRLHRLVALWPDGNPPRVALKRVNEFLMSESRK, translated from the exons ATGGTTATCGACTGCGTCATGTCAGAGCACCGAGCTATTCGAAAACATGCGGCTCAGCACGATCTGTTCAACAGATTGCACTCCATTGCaacagatgaagaatttgTTAAACGAGTGGGGAAGTCATGGTACAATAACCGTTTTGAGGTCGTTC CTAATCAGAGATGTGGAAACTGGTATTGTGACCCCACA AGCAGTTCCAATGCTTACGCATATTTTAAGTCAACTGATGGGCATATGTTT CATTGGGATTTCAATCTTCGGCGATCGAATCTGTCTTTAGCAAGCTATGCGGAGGCAAAGGGAGG CCTGATTTTAGTTGATTCAACACGGCAAGGGAAACGCATGCCAGACGGGCTGTCTAAGACTGTACCTATCTG GTGTGCCGTAATCAACATCGCTGTTTCTCTGCGCCATGATGTGCCTCAGGACTGGGACACTGACATCTATCTCTCACCTCAAATCGTCCCACCCACAGAGAGGTCCCAAATAGAATCAAAGCTTCGGGCTTGGGCGGAATCTTTGGAG CgctcttctttgcctctcCCCCATTTAGCACGGCCTCTTCGCCCCTTTTTCATCCATCCCTCAACTTCCTATGCCCCGTCCATCCCGGAGACTCCAGAATACATACCTATTATTTGCTTATCAGCTTCTAGATGGGTTAGCAAAGGTGGGGACGATATACCTTCAGTAACTAGCATTGGGCAGCGAAAGGTCGGGTTTGAATATGTCCCGGGAGGGggggacgatgatgagcttTGGGCCCGA GGATTGAAaccccttcttttccaccaACATAAGAAAGACTTGCTCTCAGTTGAAAGAGACGATTTACCATCTCTTGTCGACCGGCTAGTCAAATCAGCGGATCCAGTAGCAGGCATTAATACCTCCCTAATGGACTGTGATCTATCCTCTTCGGTACTGGCAGGTGTCCCTACTCCCAATTCCCTCATGGCACTTGATATTGGTCCGCCAAGTACGAAAGCTCCGTGGTCACTTTCTCCCTCCGAGGTACTTCGAGTTGTGCCAGTCGACAAGTATCCCAAAAAcactccttttcttctcggAGTCCATCCATCCGAACGTGTGCTAGCAGTTCCATCAGCGAAAACGGACGGCAAATTTTATGCGACAGCACTTCGTGAGCTGGTCGATCATGTGAGGAAAGTGAGCATCGAACAATCAAAGCCGATTGTGTTACGCCCAGGGAAAGCTGTGGACGTCCGAAAAGCTATTGCTTCTGTAAATAATGCGCAGAGTATCGATCCTGCAGCCATCAAAATCACATCGCCAAGTTTCTTAGTTGATGCTCGCAAGGTTATTCTGCCACTTGCCCTCGTGATTCTTTGCGCACTCCCTGGAATTTCTGAACCTTCTACCCATGCACTTCCCGCCGAAAGCAATTTATCGAAAGACCATGTGGCAGATAGATTGCACAGGCTTGTTGCTTTATGGCCGGATGGGAATCCTCCAAGAGTAGCTTTGAAGAGAGTAAATGAGTTTCTCATGAGCGAATCGCGAAAGTGA
- a CDS encoding hypothetical protein (Match to ESTs gb|CF183548.1|CF183548, gb|CF183505.1|CF183505, gb|CF183648.1|CF183648; HMMPfam hit to Glyco_hydro_15, Glycosyl hydrolases family 15, score: 314.2, E(): 1.9e-91), whose amino-acid sequence MLEPTDIPNKSLDKSGSPVRSIQDHALIGNLRTAALVSVDGSIESMCIPYFDSPSVFARILDAEKGGHFSIAPTWPFKPKQAYAPNSNVLVTKFLSERGVGVMTDLLVPRGANLNNSSSRAFLPWLIRKVESIRGTVPFKMECAPAFNYCRDKHTAEIVPDDSSSNVISQGTKVLFKSPSLTLDLRTITWSSDQCVSDPEIKLQIEDLSERGLLGPAAACDFELEEGQCVVFVMREVGDYSYANEEHQEFANPTTSKAKAMGVPVEQMFEATNRLRPKENPILTKSLVAALIRDTTSYWKKWIGGIKYSGRWRQAMLRSALTLKMLVFEETGAIVAAPTFSLPEFIGGQRNWDYRFTWVRDSSFTLYALIRLGFTEEADAFVNFILERLKDRNSDGSLQIVYTIHGGKDLEEIELSHLAGHKGSKPVRIGNGAADHLQLDIYGELLDCIYLAQKYSKPLGWDSWVAVRQVVDYVCGQVDNPDLSIWEVRGQQKNFTYSKIMMWVAIDRGIRLADKRCLPCPNRSKWLETRDRLYETIQNKAWNPAKQIFAQSYEDLNTLDSAVLIMPLVFFISAADPRFTNTLDAILKTPEKGGLTANNSVYRYNAQLSDDGIGGEEGAFSLCTLWCVEALTRAGVYNAKYLDYAMNMFIDFLGYGNHVELYSEEISPGGEGLGNTPQAFSHVTLISAGFNLDRALSGNGRSAWA is encoded by the exons ATGCTCGAACCCACCGATATCCCCAATAAGTCGTTGGATAAGTCGGGCTCGCCCGTTCGGTCTATTCAG GACCATGCGCTCATCGGAAACCTCAGA ACTGCGGCACTAGTAAGCGTGGACGGCTCGATTGAATCCATGTGTATACCGTACTTCGACTCCCCGAG TGTCTTTGCCAGAATTCTAGATGCCGAAAAGGGTGGTCACTTTTCCATTGCCCC CACATGGCCTTTCAAGCC TAAACAAGCCTATGCGCCCAACTCTAACGTGCTCGTTACCAAGTTTCTTTCTGAACGGGGTGTTGGTGTGATGACGGATTTGCTGGTGCCCAGAGGGGCAAATCTAAACAATTCGTCAAGCCGAGCATTTTTGCCTTGGCTCATCAGGAAAGTGGAAAGTATTAGGGGAACGGTCCCTTTCAAGATGGAATGTGCGCCTGCATTTAATTATTGTCGGGACAAACACACGGCCGAG ATTGTCCCTGACGACTCATCATCTAATGTCATCTCGCAAGGCACTAAAGTTCTTTTCAAATCGCCCTCCCTTACTTTGGATCTTCGAACAATCACTTGGTCGTCTGATCAATGCGTCTCCGACCCAGAGATCAAGCTTCAAATAGAAGATCTTTCGGAGAGGGGTTTGCTGGGCCCTGCCGCTGCCTGTGactttgagcttgaagagggACAATGTGTGGTCTTTGTCATGAGGGAGGTTGGCGACTACAGTTATGCCAACGAGGAACACCAGGAGTTCGCCAATCCTACAACGAGTAAAGCGAAGGCGATGGGTGTGCCTGTCGAGCAGATGTTCGAGGCCACCAACAGGTTGCGGCCCAAGGAAAATCCTATCTTAACCAAG TCACTGGTTGCAGCTTTGATTCGCGATACTACTTCCTATTGGAAAAAATGGATTGGCGGGATCAAGTATAGCGGTCGCTGGAGGCAGGCAATGTTGCGATCTGCTTTAACTCT TAAGATGCTGGTCTTTGAAGAGACAGGTGCTATCGTAGCAGCTCCCACCTTTTCACTTCCTGAGTTCATTGGAGGCCAACGTAACTG GGACTACCGTTTCACATGGGTCCGAGACTCCAGTTTTACGCTATACGCTTTGATCAGATTGGGCTTCACTGAAGA AGCGGATGCTTTTGTGAATTTCATACTTGAAAGACTGAAAGATAGGAATTCTGACGGCTCTCTTCAAAT TGTCTATACTATTCACGGTGGCAAG GACCTCGAGGAGATCGAGCTGAGCCATTTGGCCGGTCACAAGGGCTCAAAACCGGTCCGCATTGGCAACGGTGCTGCAGACCATCTGCAACTC GACATTTACGGAGAGCTCTTGGACTGTATCTACCTCGCTCAAAAGTATAGCAAACCTCTT GGCTGGGATTCTTGGGTAGCTGTTAGACAAGTCGTGGACTACGTCTGCGGTCAAGTCGATAATCCGGACTTGTCTATCTG GGAGGTCCGAGGCCAACAGAAAAATTTTACTTATTCCAAGATCATGATGTG GGTTGCTATAGACCGTGGTATTCGGCTCGCAGACAAAAGGTGTTTGCCTTGTCCCAACCGATCGAAGTGGCTCGAGACAAGGGATAGATTGTATGAGACGATTCAAAACAAAGCTTGGAA TCCAGCTAAACAAATATTTGCCCAATCTTATGAGGATTTGAATACGCTTGATTCTGCTGTTT TAATCATGCCGCTG gtcttcttcatttctgCTGCGGATCCCCGATTTACAAACACTCTCGACGCTATTCTTAAGAC ACCAGAGAAAGGAGGCCTTACCGCGAACAATTCAGTGTACCGATACAACGCACAGCTCTCTGACGACGGTATAGGCGGCGAGGAAGGCGCCTTTTCCCTATGCACTCTTTGGTGCGTTGAGGCCTTGACTAGAGCTGGTGTCTATAATGCGAAATATCTCGATTATGC CATGAACATGTTCATTGATTTCCTTGGCTACGGTAACCATGTTGAACTGTACAGTGAAGAAATTAGCCCCGGAGGCGAAGGTTTAGGT AACACTCCTCAGGCATTCTCGCACGTTACACTCATTTCTGCTGGATTCAACCTCGATCGCGCATTGAGTGGAAATGGCAGAAGTGCGTGGGCGTAA